The following coding sequences are from one Candidatus Nitrosopumilus sp. SW window:
- a CDS encoding DUF6775 family putative metallopeptidase has product MKTSKIIIYDEPTVPEIQINKLEKFLKDTFHVDTEVRRNFFEDANDELFQEIAATRIFELKKPFSKHIPIESEIQTERENIDNSQSKEKILYDGFEFQKAVSKFIPTEEQHQEILHIILTNKLPCTFDESDFRYHARALIGTNPSIISTTGIIEAPAKPKEYYLELMTNFSEGSIDKINEKYKGEFLEYNDPRISEITEGYLLQAIMYYETGDAFCEDKECRLYNAHWQKDLFNSQLKNKKFCSKHEKSFRKIIDHS; this is encoded by the coding sequence TTGAAAACAAGCAAAATTATCATTTATGACGAACCTACAGTTCCAGAAATTCAGATAAATAAATTAGAAAAATTTCTCAAAGACACATTTCATGTAGACACAGAAGTAAGGAGGAATTTTTTTGAGGATGCTAATGATGAGTTGTTTCAAGAAATCGCCGCCACAAGAATTTTTGAATTAAAAAAACCGTTTTCAAAACACATTCCAATAGAATCAGAGATACAAACAGAAAGAGAAAATATAGACAATTCACAAAGTAAAGAAAAAATTCTTTATGATGGATTTGAATTTCAAAAAGCAGTATCAAAATTCATTCCAACAGAAGAACAACATCAAGAGATCTTACACATAATTTTAACAAATAAACTACCATGTACGTTTGACGAAAGCGATTTCAGATACCATGCAAGGGCATTAATTGGAACAAATCCTTCAATAATTTCAACCACGGGAATAATAGAAGCCCCTGCAAAACCTAAAGAATACTATCTAGAATTAATGACAAATTTTTCAGAAGGGAGTATAGACAAAATTAACGAGAAATACAAAGGAGAATTTTTAGAATATAATGATCCAAGAATATCAGAAATTACAGAAGGGTATCTCTTGCAGGCCATTATGTATTATGAAACAGGTGATGCATTCTGTGAAGACAAAGAATGTAGGTTGTATAATGCACATTGGCAAAAAGATTTGTTTAATTCACAATTAAAAAATAAAAAATTCTGCAGTAAACACGAAAAAAGTTTTAGAAAAATTATTGATCATTCATGA
- a CDS encoding sulfide-dependent adenosine diphosphate thiazole synthase, translated as MQEATVAEQSTKIFTDVREVEITQAIANEFHEVLIDRAESDVIIIGAGPAGLTASRELSNLGFKVLVIEQNNYLGGGYWLGGYMMNPVTVREPAQKIWDELGIPYKKVKDGLYLTPGPHAVSKLIAGACDAGVKFLQLTKFDDLVLKNGRVAGIVVNWMPVSALPRNITCVDPVAFEAKVIIDASGHDSVAVKRLVDRGLAEWKGMEPMFVNDGEEHVVHKTGEIYPGLIAAGMSVTETHGLARMGPTFGSMLYSGKRAAEIAAEKIKELER; from the coding sequence ATGCAAGAGGCAACTGTAGCAGAGCAATCAACAAAAATATTTACTGACGTACGTGAAGTCGAAATCACACAAGCTATCGCAAATGAATTCCACGAAGTTCTAATCGATAGAGCAGAGTCAGATGTAATCATTATTGGTGCAGGTCCAGCAGGACTTACTGCAAGTAGAGAACTTTCAAACTTGGGTTTCAAAGTTCTAGTTATTGAACAAAACAACTACCTGGGAGGAGGATATTGGTTAGGAGGTTACATGATGAATCCAGTTACAGTCAGAGAGCCAGCACAAAAAATTTGGGATGAATTAGGTATTCCATACAAGAAAGTGAAAGATGGATTGTATTTGACACCAGGTCCACATGCAGTATCAAAATTAATTGCAGGAGCATGTGATGCAGGAGTAAAATTCTTACAATTAACAAAGTTCGATGATTTAGTTCTAAAGAATGGCAGAGTTGCAGGAATTGTTGTTAACTGGATGCCAGTTTCAGCATTACCACGTAACATTACATGTGTGGATCCAGTTGCATTTGAAGCTAAGGTGATTATTGATGCATCAGGTCACGATTCTGTTGCAGTAAAAAGACTAGTAGATAGAGGCTTAGCTGAATGGAAAGGTATGGAACCAATGTTTGTAAACGATGGTGAAGAACACGTAGTTCACAAAACAGGCGAAATATATCCAGGACTAATTGCAGCAGGAATGTCAGTCACAGAAACTCACGGATTAGCAAGAATGGGACCTACGTTTGGTTCAATGCTTTATTCTGGAAAAAGAGCAGCAGAAATTGCTGCTGAAAAAATCAAAGAGTTAGAAAGATAA